Proteins encoded within one genomic window of Cytophagales bacterium:
- a CDS encoding DUF6364 family protein, with translation MTLKLNQEIIERAKHYAKENNMSLSKLVEGYLSGLTEPGDPKSPHSPLVNSLTGVINIPEQTNVKDTKMLKQKFK, from the coding sequence TTGACACTGAAATTAAATCAGGAAATTATTGAGCGGGCCAAGCACTACGCTAAGGAAAATAATATGAGCCTTTCCAAATTGGTCGAAGGCTATTTGTCCGGGTTAACAGAGCCCGGAGATCCCAAGAGCCCTCATAGTCCGTTGGTTAACAGCCTGACCGGAGTGATCAATATCCCCGAACAGACGAATGTAAAAGATACAAAAATGCTAAAGCAGAAATTTAAGTAA
- a CDS encoding quinone-dependent dihydroorotate dehydrogenase, which translates to MFKLIRSLLFLLPAEKAHHFTTSVLKFLFLIPGFKQIMRSTFVINDPRLNQNVFGIQFPNPVGLAAGFDKNADFLHEFSCLGFGFLEVGTITPKGQPGNPQPRLFRLKKDQALINRMGFNNEGLAHAIHQLKHRPQLLPVGGNIGKNKVTPNENAQDDYLACFHALHELVDYFVVNVSSPNTPNLRDLQEKEPLKALLETLIESNAEKKLTKPILLKIAPDLSESQLNDILEILHEVPIDGVIATNTTIDRSGLNTPDSTIEDIGAGGLSGKPLRTRSTEVIRYIRKHDPEIPIIAVGGIYDVESALEKWDAGANLLQLYTGFVYGGPGLIKRINKAILRRIEEA; encoded by the coding sequence ATGTTTAAGCTCATTCGCTCACTGTTGTTCCTACTCCCAGCTGAAAAGGCGCATCACTTCACGACAAGTGTCCTGAAGTTCCTTTTTCTGATCCCAGGGTTCAAACAAATCATGCGTTCCACTTTTGTGATCAATGATCCAAGGCTGAACCAAAATGTATTCGGAATTCAATTCCCCAATCCGGTAGGGCTTGCAGCTGGTTTTGACAAAAACGCAGATTTTCTCCATGAATTTTCATGTCTGGGATTCGGGTTTCTCGAAGTAGGGACCATTACTCCTAAAGGTCAGCCTGGCAATCCTCAGCCTCGCTTGTTCCGTCTGAAAAAAGATCAGGCGCTGATCAACCGCATGGGATTCAACAATGAAGGGCTGGCTCATGCTATTCATCAATTAAAACACCGACCTCAATTATTACCTGTTGGTGGCAACATCGGCAAAAATAAGGTGACACCTAATGAAAATGCTCAGGACGACTACCTGGCTTGTTTTCATGCCTTACATGAACTAGTTGACTATTTTGTGGTTAATGTAAGTTCACCTAACACACCCAATCTGAGAGACCTTCAGGAAAAAGAACCCTTGAAAGCATTGCTCGAAACCCTGATCGAGTCGAATGCCGAGAAAAAACTCACCAAACCTATCCTACTTAAGATAGCACCAGACTTGTCCGAGTCACAACTCAATGATATTTTAGAAATCCTCCACGAAGTTCCCATCGACGGGGTGATCGCTACGAATACGACGATAGACCGTTCAGGATTGAATACCCCAGATTCGACCATAGAAGACATTGGGGCAGGTGGTTTAAGTGGAAAGCCTTTGCGCACAAGATCAACGGAAGTCATTCGTTACATAAGAAAACATGATCCCGAGATCCCCATCATTGCCGTTGGGGGTATCTACGATGTGGAGTCTGCTTTAGAAAAGTGGGACGCAGGGGCTAACTTGCTACAGCTATACACGGGTTTTGTCTATGGAGGCCCGGGACTGATCAAAAGAATCAACAAAGCGATTCTTCGGCGCATTGAAGAAGCCTGA
- a CDS encoding DNA translocase FtsK has translation MAKNTFKNKKPEKAKPKKSFKLSFSFIEDRKFQIALGLLFTLSSVFLFISILSYFSTGREDQSVVDAVLATGIKESGMEVTNWFGIVGATAAHFFVFKWFGLASLLVAPLLFVIGYQLLYQRQLLPIMRFTVFVIFYVLWISMVMGYFLINSSEFSSWGFLSGGIGYEMSLILESLMGWGAGLILLFLVFVFNMYFFNITQIPALVGWTDQINTFFDRMGNLFQSKSENEEEEKSDLSSVLEQVKKEVEQEDEQKDRIIASNMNEEEDDDEEEEEWAIEPLKQEKPKPIKEGPIFSVEPQKRETPPAPEAKKPEAPARPQRPITAPVNEPEPEPEEEEVVDNTIAFEPIVPTSKPKPTPMEDLAMEVEETKFEEKVVEVSENYDPTLDLPRYQFPSIDLLIEYPEKAVNVSKEELEANKDKIVETLINFKIGISSIKATIGPTVTLYEIIPEAGVKISKIKNLEDDIALSLAALGIRIIAPIPGRGTIGIEVPNKDREMVDARSVISTEKFMKSDKDLPVVLGKTISNEVFVTDLSKMPHLLMAGATGQGKSVGLNIILTSLLYKKHPSQLKFVLVDPKKVELTLFNHLEKHYLAKLPDGEEAIITDTSQVIHTLNSLCIEMDNRYDLLKDAACRNIKEYNKKFVNRRLNPQKGHSFMPYIVLVIDELADLMMTAGKEVETPIARLAQLARAIGIHLIVATQRPSVNVITGIIKANFPARLSFRVTSKVDSRTILDTGGAEQLIGMGDMLLSLGSEMTRLQCAFVDTPEVDRICEFIGDQRGYDSAYQLPEFVGEDESSSTPGVDLSERDVLFPDAARLIVTHQQGSTSLIQRKMKLGYNRAGRLIDQLEVAGIVGPFEGSKAREVLIKDEYSLEQLLTELENKY, from the coding sequence ATGGCCAAAAACACGTTTAAGAACAAAAAGCCAGAAAAGGCTAAGCCAAAAAAATCATTTAAACTTTCCTTCAGTTTCATCGAGGATCGCAAATTCCAGATTGCTTTGGGATTGTTATTCACGCTCTCGTCTGTATTTCTTTTCATTTCGATCCTTTCCTACTTCAGTACAGGAAGAGAAGACCAAAGTGTGGTGGATGCCGTACTCGCAACCGGAATCAAGGAGTCCGGAATGGAGGTCACCAATTGGTTTGGTATTGTCGGTGCTACTGCCGCACATTTCTTTGTGTTCAAATGGTTTGGTCTGGCCAGTTTACTGGTAGCTCCACTCCTATTCGTCATTGGCTATCAATTGCTCTATCAGCGACAGCTCCTGCCAATCATGAGATTCACCGTCTTCGTGATTTTCTACGTGCTTTGGATCAGCATGGTCATGGGTTATTTCTTGATTAACTCCAGTGAGTTCTCTTCCTGGGGATTCCTCTCAGGAGGTATCGGTTATGAAATGTCCTTGATCCTGGAAAGCCTGATGGGTTGGGGAGCCGGACTGATCCTGCTTTTTTTGGTGTTTGTGTTCAACATGTACTTCTTCAACATTACACAAATCCCTGCATTAGTTGGATGGACCGATCAGATCAATACTTTTTTTGATCGCATGGGCAATCTGTTCCAATCCAAATCAGAAAACGAGGAAGAAGAAAAATCCGACCTGAGTTCAGTACTGGAACAGGTAAAAAAGGAAGTAGAACAGGAAGACGAGCAGAAAGACCGTATCATCGCTTCCAACATGAATGAAGAAGAGGACGATGACGAGGAGGAAGAGGAATGGGCGATAGAACCGCTAAAACAAGAAAAACCCAAGCCGATCAAAGAGGGTCCTATTTTCTCCGTAGAACCTCAAAAAAGAGAAACGCCTCCCGCTCCGGAAGCGAAGAAACCTGAAGCGCCTGCTCGACCACAACGACCAATTACCGCCCCGGTCAATGAACCAGAACCCGAGCCGGAGGAAGAGGAAGTCGTGGATAACACCATCGCTTTCGAGCCGATCGTTCCTACCTCGAAACCCAAACCTACCCCAATGGAAGACCTGGCCATGGAAGTGGAAGAGACGAAGTTTGAAGAAAAAGTGGTGGAGGTTTCGGAAAACTACGATCCAACGCTGGACCTCCCACGATATCAATTCCCATCCATTGATCTGCTGATCGAGTATCCTGAGAAAGCAGTGAATGTTTCCAAAGAGGAATTGGAAGCCAATAAAGACAAAATTGTTGAGACCCTGATCAACTTTAAGATTGGAATCTCCAGCATCAAAGCAACCATCGGACCTACGGTTACCCTTTACGAAATTATTCCGGAGGCTGGTGTGAAAATCTCCAAGATCAAAAATCTGGAAGATGACATTGCTTTAAGTCTCGCTGCCCTGGGAATTCGGATCATTGCACCGATCCCTGGTCGAGGTACGATCGGTATTGAGGTACCGAATAAGGACAGGGAAATGGTTGACGCTCGTTCGGTGATCTCCACGGAGAAGTTCATGAAGAGCGACAAGGATCTGCCTGTAGTGTTGGGTAAAACCATCTCCAATGAAGTCTTTGTGACCGACCTGTCAAAGATGCCTCACCTGCTCATGGCAGGAGCTACAGGACAAGGAAAGTCCGTAGGATTGAACATCATCCTGACGTCTTTGCTATATAAAAAGCATCCTTCACAATTAAAGTTTGTCCTTGTCGATCCGAAGAAGGTAGAATTGACACTCTTCAATCACTTGGAAAAGCACTATTTGGCTAAGCTCCCTGATGGCGAAGAAGCAATCATTACGGATACCAGTCAGGTGATCCATACCCTAAATTCACTCTGCATTGAGATGGACAACCGGTATGACTTGCTGAAAGATGCCGCCTGTCGTAACATCAAGGAGTACAACAAGAAGTTCGTCAATCGCAGACTGAATCCACAGAAAGGTCATTCCTTCATGCCTTATATTGTACTCGTCATCGATGAGTTAGCGGATTTGATGATGACTGCTGGTAAAGAGGTGGAAACGCCGATTGCAAGATTGGCACAGCTGGCACGGGCCATTGGTATTCACCTGATTGTGGCGACGCAGCGTCCATCTGTGAATGTGATCACCGGTATCATCAAAGCCAACTTCCCGGCACGACTGTCATTTCGGGTAACATCCAAAGTAGACTCCCGAACCATCCTGGATACCGGAGGCGCCGAGCAATTGATCGGTATGGGAGACATGTTGCTTTCACTTGGATCTGAAATGACACGCTTGCAATGTGCTTTCGTGGATACCCCGGAAGTAGACCGAATCTGTGAATTTATTGGTGATCAGCGTGGATATGATTCCGCCTATCAGCTTCCTGAGTTCGTAGGCGAGGATGAGTCTTCGTCGACTCCTGGCGTCGATTTATCGGAAAGAGATGTCTTATTTCCTGACGCTGCTCGTTTAATTGTAACCCATCAGCAGGGAAGTACGTCTCTGATCCAAAGAAAAATGAAACTGGGTTATAACCGGGCCGGTCGATTGATCGATCAACTGGAAGTTGCTGGGATCGTTGGGCCATTCGAAGGAAGCAAAGCCCGTGAAGTTTTAATCAAAGACGAATACAGTTTGGAACAGTTATTGACTGAACTAGAGAATAAGTATTAA
- a CDS encoding outer membrane lipoprotein carrier protein LolA: MKRVALMLMMVCLVAAAYGQYDPAALKILDAMSAKYKNASAFSAAFTQNLKNPAAGLDESITGKIAVKGDKYLLEVSGQFVYNNSVDVYTYNPEINEVTIAPYDEGEAEINLNNIYEIYKTGFKYGIYEVIKGVTYIDLDPEDKSDKSYFKIRMEIDANNSLQAFNVFEPSGNVYRYSINDFLERTDINDDYFVFDIRKHTNDPEIIDSLEEIDFR, from the coding sequence ATGAAGAGAGTAGCGTTGATGTTAATGATGGTTTGTCTGGTAGCAGCTGCTTACGGACAATACGATCCTGCCGCCTTGAAGATACTGGACGCCATGAGTGCGAAATACAAAAATGCTTCGGCGTTTTCGGCAGCCTTTACTCAAAACCTGAAAAACCCGGCCGCAGGTCTGGATGAATCCATTACAGGAAAGATTGCGGTAAAAGGCGATAAGTATTTACTGGAAGTCTCAGGTCAATTCGTGTACAACAATTCGGTTGACGTCTATACCTACAACCCTGAGATCAACGAAGTAACTATCGCACCATATGATGAGGGAGAAGCGGAGATCAACCTGAACAACATCTATGAGATCTATAAGACCGGTTTCAAATATGGTATTTACGAGGTGATCAAAGGAGTGACTTACATCGATCTTGATCCGGAAGACAAAAGTGACAAAAGCTACTTCAAGATCCGTATGGAAATTGATGCCAACAACAGCCTGCAAGCGTTCAATGTGTTTGAGCCATCTGGTAACGTATATCGCTACAGCATCAATGATTTTCTAGAAAGAACAGACATCAACGACGATTACTTTGTGTTTGATATCCGCAAACACACAAACGATCCCGAAATCATTGACTCACTGGAAGAGATTGATTTTAGGTAA
- a CDS encoding FAD-dependent oxidoreductase, giving the protein MKKKDNHNSRRAFLKHAAFGAGAATSFGAMTSACAVNQTVTGVIPELDETDVPNTDTDVIVVGAGVSGTYAAARLALIDRSKPQVSYQARQGTPTVTPQPPRSGGVIDQYLIEQNKTKLNVKLYEYSGRVGGRLLSTPIEGVDGTNVGPLKYAEFGGFRFDRQMKIVWETAQALGLSDEPFYYEDINIEQNNLVYVRGDRYPNKSKEGDQNTNIYNSYPNLSATELDLLKSELDLGTYITNKALGDYLPQAIIGDPRPYPDIVKSIDNPSKPSPYPKVNVSLQYQNAPEVIVTIPGTPNGFSLAFAVYHYAFNNGFWNIVQEISDLYEAAKLKAIIAGRPFTDWSWWNLKRHFLTQEAVDLLEDTGGYNEQGSSGSIETDVDESFYFSPKSGPLTYYTQTDPFSPKTAWRHITEGYSAIPQQLFGKYSKISKDKSIDVVKKQLIAFTKQNSGPKYKCLFYKRQQGPDASLSGSEALFQYEQSLITVTYLKDLQRPGPLSDDDSKKLADAQAVLANYEIAYCNFLVLSLPKRSLELINQNNFFFASMGVQKLLNQSVNNILAMRMFIAYPNPWWLQSPYYKALLVPQDPMAPNTTPYENNAPLTQAQYYPVGRARTDLGIRQLYYWCYNKLTSPNNPPDSKIKGNYVDTTKPAVLLASYNNGDATRYWRALQSGQPYDLYSGSQTTQAHLYNQAAGGPGDNLNIRNPQAGGPRHGSQTMGIEAHRQLVELHGLAGNSDIPLPYYVHFEDWSKDPWGGGWHSWRSGYSKEEYIPKIRRPLKDENIYIIGECYSNVQGWVQGALNAAEAMLQCELGLPWASWLSVDGIWLGQGTRWVETSDQDPDPNPCLNGVPLAPVKKK; this is encoded by the coding sequence ATGAAAAAGAAAGATAATCATAACTCAAGAAGAGCATTTCTCAAGCATGCGGCCTTTGGTGCAGGTGCTGCAACCAGTTTTGGAGCCATGACCTCTGCATGTGCCGTAAATCAAACCGTGACAGGAGTCATTCCTGAATTAGACGAAACAGACGTACCTAACACAGATACAGATGTGATTGTGGTGGGTGCAGGTGTTTCAGGTACCTATGCAGCAGCGCGTTTGGCGCTTATCGACAGATCAAAACCACAGGTATCCTACCAGGCGCGGCAAGGAACGCCTACTGTGACACCACAACCTCCACGCTCAGGAGGGGTAATTGATCAATACCTCATCGAGCAAAACAAGACAAAGCTCAATGTGAAACTCTATGAATATTCAGGTAGAGTTGGTGGGCGTTTACTTTCAACTCCCATTGAAGGAGTAGACGGAACTAATGTCGGCCCGCTGAAATATGCTGAGTTCGGTGGCTTTCGATTTGACCGGCAGATGAAAATTGTATGGGAAACTGCCCAGGCATTAGGCTTGTCGGATGAGCCCTTTTATTATGAGGACATCAATATAGAGCAGAATAATCTGGTCTATGTCCGCGGCGACCGCTACCCCAACAAATCAAAAGAAGGGGATCAAAACACTAACATCTATAACTCCTATCCAAATTTGAGTGCCACAGAGTTGGACCTACTCAAATCAGAACTTGATTTAGGAACTTATATCACTAATAAAGCTCTTGGAGATTACTTACCACAGGCAATCATCGGCGACCCTCGACCCTACCCGGATATTGTAAAAAGCATCGATAATCCCAGTAAACCCTCACCTTATCCGAAAGTGAATGTGTCGTTGCAATATCAAAATGCGCCAGAAGTTATAGTAACCATTCCGGGTACTCCCAATGGGTTCTCGTTAGCTTTCGCGGTGTATCACTATGCTTTTAATAATGGTTTTTGGAATATCGTACAGGAAATCAGTGATCTATATGAAGCCGCTAAACTGAAAGCGATCATCGCCGGAAGACCATTTACCGATTGGTCGTGGTGGAACCTGAAACGCCATTTCCTTACACAGGAAGCGGTAGATCTGCTAGAAGATACGGGTGGGTACAATGAACAGGGCAGCTCCGGAAGCATTGAAACCGACGTAGATGAAAGCTTTTACTTCTCTCCTAAAAGCGGACCTTTGACTTACTATACACAAACAGATCCCTTTTCTCCTAAAACTGCCTGGAGGCACATCACTGAAGGGTATTCTGCCATCCCTCAACAACTTTTTGGCAAGTACAGCAAGATTTCCAAAGACAAGTCCATTGATGTTGTCAAAAAACAATTGATTGCCTTCACCAAGCAAAATAGTGGCCCCAAATACAAATGCTTGTTCTACAAACGCCAACAAGGGCCTGATGCCTCATTATCAGGCTCTGAAGCGTTGTTTCAATACGAGCAAAGTTTGATCACAGTAACTTACCTGAAAGATCTTCAAAGGCCTGGCCCGCTATCCGATGATGACAGTAAAAAGCTGGCCGACGCACAGGCGGTATTGGCTAATTATGAAATCGCCTATTGTAATTTTCTGGTGTTGTCGCTTCCCAAAAGATCATTGGAACTCATCAACCAGAATAATTTCTTTTTTGCCAGCATGGGTGTTCAGAAACTGCTGAATCAGTCGGTGAACAATATCCTGGCCATGCGAATGTTCATCGCCTATCCTAATCCATGGTGGTTACAAAGTCCGTATTACAAGGCGCTTTTGGTTCCACAGGACCCCATGGCTCCCAATACTACTCCTTATGAGAACAATGCCCCGTTGACACAAGCGCAATACTATCCCGTAGGTAGAGCAAGGACAGATCTTGGAATACGGCAATTATATTATTGGTGCTATAATAAGTTAACCAGTCCGAACAACCCACCGGACTCTAAAATCAAGGGGAATTATGTAGACACTACCAAACCTGCCGTGCTTTTGGCCAGCTACAATAACGGTGATGCCACACGCTACTGGCGAGCACTTCAGAGTGGCCAACCCTATGATTTGTATTCAGGGTCACAAACAACCCAGGCACATTTGTATAACCAGGCGGCTGGCGGCCCGGGTGATAACCTGAATATCCGGAACCCCCAAGCTGGGGGTCCCCGACATGGCAGCCAAACCATGGGAATAGAAGCTCATCGACAATTGGTAGAGTTGCATGGACTTGCAGGAAACTCCGATATTCCATTGCCATACTACGTACACTTCGAAGATTGGTCCAAAGACCCATGGGGTGGCGGATGGCACAGCTGGAGATCCGGTTATTCCAAGGAAGAATATATTCCTAAAATCCGGAGACCCCTCAAAGACGAGAACATCTACATCATCGGAGAATGCTACTCCAATGTACAAGGCTGGGTACAGGGAGCATTGAATGCTGCGGAAGCAATGCTCCAATGTGAACTGGGACTACCTTGGGCATCATGGTTATCCGTAGATGGGATTTGGCTTGGTCAGGGTACGCGATGGGTTGAGACTTCTGATCAGGACCCAGACCCAAACCCTTGTCTGAATGGCGTTCCTCTGGCCCCGGTCAAGAAAAAATAA
- a CDS encoding aldo/keto reductase, with the protein MNITDLKGTFTLNNGIEMPYFGLGVWQSKDGQEVINAIHHALEAGYRAIDTAAIYKNEEGVGQAIAQSNVPREEIFVTSKVWNEDQRSGGIMQAFDTTMNKLGLDYLDLYLIHWPVSGKYKDTWKVLEEIYASGRVKAIGVSNFLKHHLEDLLEVAEVVPMVNQMEFHPRLVQQELLDFCKSHGVQYEAWSPLMQGKIFEVELLQQLAEKYGKSIAQIALRWNLQKGVVTIPKSVKKERIVANADIFDFEIAQEDMDAIDGLDQSQRVGPDPDSFTF; encoded by the coding sequence ATGAACATCACTGATCTCAAAGGAACCTTCACCCTTAATAATGGAATAGAAATGCCCTACTTCGGATTGGGCGTTTGGCAATCAAAGGATGGACAGGAAGTCATCAATGCCATTCATCATGCATTAGAGGCAGGGTATCGCGCGATCGATACGGCGGCCATCTATAAAAATGAAGAAGGCGTAGGACAAGCCATTGCGCAATCCAATGTACCTCGTGAAGAAATCTTTGTGACCAGCAAGGTATGGAATGAAGATCAGCGATCGGGTGGTATCATGCAGGCTTTCGACACGACCATGAATAAATTGGGACTGGACTATCTGGACCTTTACTTAATTCACTGGCCTGTTTCGGGCAAATACAAGGATACCTGGAAAGTGCTGGAAGAAATCTATGCCTCAGGTCGCGTAAAGGCCATTGGCGTCAGTAATTTCCTAAAACATCATTTAGAGGACCTGCTGGAGGTGGCTGAAGTCGTTCCAATGGTAAACCAAATGGAATTCCATCCGAGATTGGTACAACAAGAGTTACTGGATTTCTGCAAGTCACATGGCGTACAATACGAAGCCTGGAGTCCGCTGATGCAGGGTAAGATCTTCGAAGTGGAGCTATTGCAGCAACTCGCTGAAAAGTATGGAAAATCCATTGCGCAGATCGCGTTGCGATGGAACCTGCAAAAAGGCGTCGTTACCATACCCAAAAGCGTGAAAAAAGAACGGATTGTGGCCAATGCAGACATATTCGATTTTGAGATTGCTCAGGAAGACATGGATGCGATCGACGGTCTTGATCAAAGTCAGCGTGTAGGTCCTGATCCGGATAGTTTTACTTTTTAA
- a CDS encoding RNA polymerase sigma factor: MSEQEQKQILEDWLQQHRGLLFKVVRAYAHSHDDRDDLFQDIVLQVWRSIPNFRGDSAVTTWLYRIALNVAMKWNGRQRRHEDAHTSIQGMEGILKATQDPPDERLLWLYREISKLNEVDRSLCLLFLDGFSYKEMSGIVGISESNVGVRINRIKQKLIKRSEKHDFHGI, from the coding sequence ATGAGTGAGCAAGAACAAAAGCAGATTCTCGAAGACTGGCTGCAACAGCACCGGGGACTCTTGTTCAAGGTAGTGAGGGCTTATGCTCATTCGCACGATGACAGGGATGATCTCTTTCAGGATATCGTATTGCAGGTCTGGCGCTCGATCCCCAATTTCCGTGGTGACTCAGCTGTCACTACATGGCTCTACCGGATTGCACTGAATGTCGCCATGAAATGGAATGGCCGGCAGAGACGCCACGAAGATGCACATACGTCTATCCAGGGAATGGAAGGGATATTGAAAGCCACCCAAGACCCTCCGGACGAACGACTGCTTTGGCTCTATCGGGAAATTTCAAAACTTAACGAAGTGGATCGGTCCTTATGCTTGCTGTTTCTGGATGGTTTCAGCTACAAAGAGATGTCTGGCATTGTCGGGATCTCTGAGAGCAACGTCGGGGTAAGGATCAATCGAATCAAACAAAAACTCATTAAAAGGTCTGAAAAACATGATTTCCATGGAATTTGA